One stretch of Limnohabitans sp. DNA includes these proteins:
- the dapC gene encoding succinyldiaminopimelate transaminase: MNPLLAKLQPYPFERLKQLFASVTPNPTLKPISLGIGEPKHATPAFIQEALKAAVSTGLSAYPATAGEPALLKACAAWLKTRYDLKLDAATQVLPVNGSREALFALTQTVIDPTRPGATVVSPNPFYQIYEGAALLSGAELYYVPSDPARNFASDWDSVPAEVWSRTQLLFVCSPGNPTGAVMPLPEWQKLFALSDQHGFVIASDECYSEIYFREEAPLGGLEAAHQLGRTDFKRLIAFTSLSKRSNVPGLRSGFVAGDAAIIQQFLLYRTYHGSAMSPVVQAASVAAWGDEAHVVDNRNQYRTKFAQITPELAKVLDVKLPDASFYLWAGVPAGWQGDDAAFARALYQAESVTVLPGSYLARDFKGSNPGQGRIRMALVAETAECLEAAERIARFVRAHPKKA, from the coding sequence ATGAACCCCCTTCTCGCCAAGCTGCAACCCTACCCTTTTGAACGGCTCAAACAGCTATTCGCCAGCGTCACGCCCAACCCCACCCTCAAACCCATCAGTTTGGGGATTGGCGAGCCCAAACACGCCACACCGGCATTCATTCAGGAAGCACTCAAGGCGGCGGTGTCGACCGGTTTGTCGGCCTACCCCGCCACCGCAGGCGAGCCCGCCTTGCTAAAAGCCTGTGCAGCCTGGCTCAAGACACGGTATGACCTGAAGCTGGATGCGGCTACCCAGGTGTTGCCGGTCAACGGCTCGCGCGAAGCCCTGTTTGCCCTGACGCAAACCGTGATCGACCCGACCCGACCGGGCGCGACGGTGGTCAGCCCCAACCCCTTCTATCAAATCTACGAAGGCGCGGCCTTGCTCTCGGGTGCTGAGCTCTATTACGTGCCCAGCGACCCGGCGCGCAACTTTGCCAGCGACTGGGACAGCGTACCCGCCGAGGTCTGGTCTCGCACGCAGCTTTTGTTTGTATGTTCCCCCGGCAACCCCACGGGCGCGGTCATGCCCCTGCCGGAATGGCAAAAGCTGTTTGCCCTGTCGGACCAGCACGGTTTCGTCATTGCGTCGGACGAGTGCTACAGCGAGATTTATTTCCGCGAAGAAGCACCTTTGGGGGGTCTTGAAGCCGCCCACCAGTTGGGCCGCACCGATTTCAAACGCCTGATCGCCTTCACCAGCTTGAGCAAGCGCAGCAACGTGCCGGGCCTGCGCAGCGGTTTTGTGGCGGGCGACGCGGCCATCATCCAACAGTTTTTGCTCTACCGCACTTACCACGGCAGCGCCATGAGCCCGGTGGTACAAGCGGCCAGCGTGGCCGCCTGGGGCGACGAGGCCCATGTGGTGGACAACCGCAACCAGTACCGCACCAAGTTCGCCCAAATCACGCCGGAATTGGCCAAAGTGCTGGACGTGAAACTGCCCGACGCCAGCTTTTACCTGTGGGCCGGTGTGCCTGCGGGTTGGCAAGGCGACGACGCCGCGTTTGCCAGGGCGCTTTACCAGGCCGAGAGCGTCACGGTGCTGCCCGGCAGCTACCTGGCGCGTGACTTCAAAGGCAGCAATCCGGGCCAGGGCCGCATCCGCATGGCGTTGGTGGCCGAGACGGCCGAATGCCTGGAAGCAGCCGAGCGCATCGCGCGCTTCGTGCGCGCCCACCCCAAAAAGGCTTGA
- the smc gene encoding chromosome segregation protein SMC, with translation MRLNSIKLSGFKSFAEPTNFMLPGQLVGVVGPNGCGKSNIMDAVRWVLGESKASELRGESMQDVIFNGTTTRKPASRASVELVFSNEDHRAGGQWGQFAEIAVKRVLTRDGNSSYYINNQPVRRRDVQDVFLGTGLGPRAYAIIGQGTISRIIESRPEELRLFLEEAAGVSKYKERRRETENRLSDTRENLTRVDDILRELNANLEKLEKQAEVARRYNALQADSTLKQHQLWFLKRRDAETDQGRMKSDVDQAVNALESRMADLRHVEADLETIRQAHYAAGDQVNQAQGALYEASAEVGRLEAEIRFVVEGRQRAEQRLQQLIEQTAQWGTRSQDAQAELETLSEQAAMAEDQSMTLAAQVEDQAMALPDLEEALRKAQNDATAQRATVVQVQQQIGVLAADQRNVEEQSRQLDTRRERLLTDRNALAAPDEARLSHLQEQLAEAEALSAESEARLQDLQEQVPALDEDRRSRQKAVNDESARLADLSARIEALKALQEKVRTDGKLKPWLAKHGMDGLEGLWSRIHIEPGWENALESALRERLSALEVSRLDMVRAFANDAPPAKLSFFSPPLAAKAAPRSGMPAGCKPLADLLRVHDAGLSALLADWLQGCYTAPNLEDALAWRSQLQAGETLLVQAGHAVQLNSVVFYAQDSEQAGLLGRAQEIENLEKQLRAQTLISEESRSALVRAEAAYADASQRLITVRREASESQSRTHELQVETLRLSQLVAQTRARSEQINNDLAEVEALLDELQERRVTAEARFEELDMQLADTQERHAQLDERVIEAERKLSECREQQRSLERRAQEAQFSQRSLDARRAELQRIIETAQQQVASIDAEMQRARDELSRLTDAAAQAGLQNLLAVKLEREQTLGARRSAYDELTAKLRASDERRVSFERELEPLRQRITDLQLKEQAARLGLEQYTQLLADAQADLEAVAASIEAGQVRVTGLQGEIDRIHREITALGPVNLAALEELTTSRERKTFLDAQCTDLTDAMNTLEDAIRKIDAETRELLGGTFKIVNEHFSRMFPELFGGGNARLVMTGDEILDAGVQVLAQPPGKKNQTIHLLSGGEKALTAIALVFAIFQLNPAPFCLLDEVDAPLDDANTERYAKLVKGMGKETQFLFISHNKIAMEMAEQLIGVTMQEQGVSRIVAVDMESAVSLADVA, from the coding sequence GTGCGCCTCAATTCCATCAAGCTTTCGGGCTTCAAATCGTTTGCCGAACCCACCAACTTCATGCTGCCTGGGCAGCTGGTGGGCGTGGTCGGCCCCAACGGTTGCGGCAAATCCAACATCATGGACGCGGTGCGTTGGGTGTTGGGCGAGTCCAAGGCGTCGGAGTTGCGTGGCGAGTCCATGCAGGACGTGATTTTCAACGGCACCACCACCCGCAAACCGGCCAGCCGTGCCAGCGTGGAGCTGGTGTTCAGCAACGAAGACCACCGCGCCGGTGGCCAGTGGGGCCAGTTTGCCGAGATCGCCGTCAAGCGCGTGCTGACCCGCGATGGCAACAGCAGTTATTACATCAACAACCAGCCGGTGCGCCGGCGCGACGTGCAGGACGTGTTTTTGGGCACGGGCCTGGGTCCACGTGCCTACGCCATCATCGGCCAAGGGACGATCAGCCGCATCATCGAGTCGCGCCCCGAAGAGCTGCGATTGTTTCTGGAGGAAGCCGCTGGCGTCTCTAAATACAAAGAGCGCCGCCGCGAGACCGAAAACCGCCTGTCTGATACCCGCGAGAACCTGACCCGGGTGGACGACATCCTGCGCGAGCTGAATGCCAACCTCGAAAAGCTCGAAAAACAGGCCGAAGTGGCCCGTCGTTACAACGCCCTGCAAGCCGACAGCACGCTCAAACAGCACCAGCTGTGGTTTTTGAAGCGCCGTGATGCCGAGACCGATCAGGGCCGCATGAAGTCCGATGTGGACCAAGCGGTGAATGCGCTTGAATCGCGCATGGCCGATCTGCGGCATGTAGAGGCCGATCTGGAGACCATCCGCCAGGCGCACTACGCCGCAGGCGACCAGGTCAACCAGGCGCAAGGCGCTTTGTACGAAGCCAGCGCCGAGGTGGGGCGCCTGGAAGCTGAAATCCGCTTTGTGGTGGAAGGCCGTCAACGAGCTGAGCAGCGTTTGCAGCAGCTGATCGAGCAAACCGCCCAATGGGGCACCCGCAGCCAAGACGCCCAAGCCGAGCTGGAAACCCTGTCCGAGCAAGCGGCCATGGCCGAAGACCAGAGCATGACCCTGGCCGCCCAGGTGGAAGACCAGGCCATGGCGCTGCCCGACCTGGAAGAAGCCCTGCGCAAAGCCCAAAACGACGCCACGGCCCAGCGTGCCACAGTGGTGCAGGTGCAGCAGCAAATTGGCGTGCTCGCCGCAGACCAGCGCAACGTTGAAGAACAATCGCGCCAGCTCGACACCCGCCGCGAACGCCTGCTGACCGACCGCAACGCACTGGCCGCGCCCGACGAGGCTCGGTTGAGCCACTTGCAAGAACAACTGGCCGAGGCCGAAGCCCTGTCGGCCGAATCCGAAGCCCGCTTGCAAGACCTGCAAGAACAGGTGCCCGCGCTGGACGAAGACCGCCGCAGTCGGCAAAAGGCGGTCAACGATGAATCGGCCCGCCTGGCCGACCTGAGCGCCCGGATCGAGGCGCTGAAGGCGCTGCAAGAGAAGGTCCGCACCGACGGCAAACTCAAGCCCTGGCTGGCCAAGCACGGCATGGACGGGCTGGAAGGCCTGTGGAGCCGCATCCACATTGAACCCGGCTGGGAAAACGCCCTTGAATCGGCCCTGCGCGAGCGCCTGTCGGCCCTGGAAGTCTCTCGCCTCGACATGGTGCGCGCGTTTGCCAATGACGCGCCGCCTGCCAAGCTGAGCTTTTTCAGCCCGCCCTTGGCTGCCAAAGCCGCGCCTCGCAGTGGCATGCCCGCAGGCTGCAAGCCCTTGGCCGACTTGTTGCGTGTGCACGATGCCGGCTTGTCGGCCTTGTTGGCCGATTGGCTCCAAGGCTGCTACACCGCCCCCAATCTGGAAGACGCGCTGGCTTGGCGCAGTCAATTGCAAGCGGGTGAAACCCTGTTGGTGCAGGCTGGCCATGCGGTTCAACTCAACAGCGTGGTGTTTTACGCGCAGGACTCCGAACAAGCCGGTTTGCTGGGCCGTGCCCAGGAGATCGAGAACCTGGAAAAGCAGCTGCGCGCCCAGACCCTGATTTCTGAAGAAAGCCGCAGCGCCCTGGTGCGGGCGGAAGCGGCCTATGCCGACGCCTCGCAGCGCCTGATCACCGTTCGCCGCGAAGCCAGCGAAAGCCAGTCGCGCACCCACGAGCTGCAGGTTGAGACCCTGCGCCTGTCTCAGCTGGTGGCGCAAACCCGCGCCCGCAGCGAGCAGATCAACAACGACTTGGCCGAAGTCGAGGCTTTGCTGGACGAGCTGCAAGAGCGCCGCGTTACCGCCGAAGCCCGCTTTGAAGAGCTGGACATGCAGCTGGCCGACACGCAAGAGCGCCACGCCCAGCTGGACGAACGCGTGATCGAGGCCGAGCGCAAGCTGTCCGAATGCCGCGAACAACAGCGCAGCCTGGAGCGCCGCGCCCAAGAAGCCCAATTTTCACAGCGCAGCCTGGATGCCCGCCGGGCCGAGCTGCAGCGCATCATCGAGACCGCGCAGCAGCAAGTGGCCAGCATCGACGCCGAAATGCAGCGCGCCCGAGACGAACTCAGCCGCCTGACCGATGCTGCTGCACAAGCTGGTTTGCAAAATTTGCTGGCCGTCAAACTGGAGCGCGAGCAAACATTGGGCGCACGGCGCAGCGCCTACGACGAGCTGACCGCCAAACTGCGCGCCAGCGACGAGCGCCGTGTGAGCTTTGAGCGCGAACTCGAACCGCTGCGTCAACGCATCACCGATTTGCAGCTCAAGGAACAAGCCGCACGCTTGGGGCTGGAGCAATACACCCAGCTGCTGGCCGATGCGCAAGCCGACCTGGAGGCCGTGGCCGCTTCGATCGAGGCAGGCCAGGTGCGCGTGACTGGGCTGCAAGGTGAGATCGACCGCATCCACCGCGAAATCACCGCTTTGGGCCCGGTCAATTTGGCCGCGCTTGAAGAGCTCACCACATCGCGTGAGCGCAAGACCTTTCTGGATGCCCAGTGCACCGACCTGACCGACGCCATGAACACGCTGGAAGATGCGATCCGCAAGATCGACGCTGAAACCCGCGAATTGCTGGGTGGCACCTTCAAGATCGTCAACGAGCACTTCAGCCGCATGTTCCCTGAGTTGTTTGGTGGCGGCAATGCGCGTTTGGTCATGACCGGTGACGAAATTTTGGACGCCGGTGTGCAGGTGCTGGCCCAGCCGCCGGGCAAGAAAAATCAGACCATCCACTTGCTGTCGGGTGGCGAAAAAGCCCTCACGGCCATCGCATTGGTGTTTGCAATTTTTCAGCTCAACCCCGCACCATTTTGCTTGCTCGACGAGGTGGACGCGCCGCTGGACGACGCCAACACCGAACGCTATGCCAAGCTGGTCAAGGGCATGGGCAAAGAGACCCAGTTCCTGTTCATCAGCCACAACAAGATCGCCATGGAAATGGCCGAGCAGTTGATCGGCGTGACCATGCAGGAGCAGGGCGTTTCACGCATCGTGGCTGTGGACATGGAGTCCGCAGTGTCATTGGCCGACGTGGCCTGA
- the dapE gene encoding succinyl-diaminopimelate desuccinylase, whose translation MTTCHDTLRLAEQLISKPSVTPDDAGCLDLIADALKPLGFVCEFMDSGPDTFRVRNLWAKRAGSSGQTLAFAGHTDVVPTGPLTHWNSDPFTPTHRDGKLFGRGASDMKTSLAAMVVAVQEFLASNPEPKLGLAFLLTSDEEGPALDGTVVVCKALVARDDAPQFCIVGEPTSVQQTGDMIKNGRRGTLSGKLTVKGVQGHIAYPHLADNPIHRLAPALAELVTIRWDEGNAFFQPTSWQVSNIHAGTGASNVIPGDCVVDFNFRFCTESTPESLQQRLTAVLDQHGLQYQLKWTLGGLPFLTTPGSLVKAIQQAITDETGLTTELSTTGGTSDGRFIAQICPQVIEFGPPNATIHKVNEHVALTDIAPLKAIYRRTLEHLDAGLSA comes from the coding sequence ATGACCACCTGTCACGACACCCTGCGCTTGGCCGAACAGCTGATTTCCAAGCCCTCGGTCACCCCGGATGACGCCGGTTGCCTGGACCTGATCGCCGACGCCCTGAAGCCGCTGGGCTTTGTCTGCGAATTCATGGACTCCGGCCCCGACACCTTCCGAGTGCGCAACCTGTGGGCCAAGCGGGCGGGCAGCTCGGGCCAGACCCTGGCCTTTGCGGGCCACACCGACGTGGTGCCCACTGGGCCACTCACGCACTGGAACAGCGACCCCTTCACCCCCACGCACCGCGACGGCAAGCTGTTTGGCCGAGGGGCAAGCGACATGAAAACTTCGCTGGCGGCCATGGTGGTGGCGGTGCAGGAGTTCCTGGCAAGCAATCCCGAGCCGAAGCTTGGCCTCGCCTTTTTGCTGACCAGCGACGAAGAAGGTCCGGCGCTGGACGGCACCGTGGTGGTCTGCAAAGCCTTGGTGGCAAGGGATGATGCGCCACAGTTTTGCATCGTGGGCGAACCCACCTCAGTGCAGCAAACAGGCGACATGATCAAAAACGGCCGACGCGGCACCTTAAGCGGCAAACTCACCGTCAAAGGAGTGCAAGGCCATATCGCCTACCCGCACCTGGCCGACAACCCGATCCACCGCTTGGCCCCGGCACTGGCCGAGTTGGTGACCATTCGGTGGGACGAAGGCAATGCCTTCTTCCAACCCACCAGTTGGCAGGTCAGCAACATCCATGCGGGCACGGGCGCGAGCAATGTGATCCCCGGCGACTGCGTGGTGGACTTCAACTTCCGTTTTTGCACCGAATCCACACCCGAGAGCCTGCAGCAGCGCTTGACGGCCGTGCTGGACCAACACGGCTTGCAGTACCAACTGAAATGGACCCTCGGCGGCCTGCCGTTTTTGACCACACCGGGCAGCTTGGTCAAAGCCATTCAACAAGCCATCACCGACGAAACCGGCCTGACCACCGAGCTGTCCACCACAGGCGGCACCAGCGACGGCCGCTTCATCGCGCAGATTTGCCCACAAGTCATCGAGTTCGGTCCGCCCAACGCGACCATCCACAAGGTCAACGAGCATGTAGCGCTGACAGACATCGCGCCGCTCAAAGCCATCTACCGCCGCACGCTGGAACACCTCGACGCGGGCCTGTCCGCATGA
- a CDS encoding cell division protein FtsZ, which translates to MSSLQLGLAALGGLTVGAVLIYNHWTARKNEPRQAEPLREPAPPDVEPVLNTELGMTPSVLLAPVLDDGFVNFPLPERKIHLDALIDVMALIEVEQVVSGDAALNALPATRRVGSKLFTVEGLSQDSGLWDGLAPSRRYTAFQAGVQLANRVGALNNIEFSEFVVKTQAFADAIGGTVSFSDMLEEVARARELDQFASSHDAQLSFTLCARSAAWSLGYIQQHAARLGFVPGVMPGRMVLPSALHGMPPVLSITFDTHAALAEDPALSAIRSFALILDVPQTPRQDEPFARLREAAVVLAEAMDGTITDGEGRILSESVLDQIGLDLQQLYNALDARELSAGSPQARRLFS; encoded by the coding sequence ATGAGCTCTTTGCAACTGGGCCTGGCGGCCTTAGGTGGCCTGACGGTAGGCGCGGTATTGATCTATAACCATTGGACCGCCCGCAAAAACGAGCCCCGTCAAGCTGAGCCCTTGCGCGAACCTGCACCGCCTGATGTCGAGCCAGTCTTGAACACCGAATTGGGCATGACCCCATCAGTGCTGCTTGCCCCCGTACTGGATGACGGCTTTGTCAATTTTCCCTTGCCGGAGCGAAAAATCCATCTGGATGCCCTGATCGATGTGATGGCCCTGATTGAAGTGGAGCAAGTGGTGTCAGGCGATGCTGCCTTGAATGCTTTACCTGCCACCCGTCGCGTGGGTAGCAAATTGTTCACCGTAGAAGGTTTGTCTCAAGACTCAGGTTTGTGGGACGGTTTGGCTCCTTCTCGCCGATACACGGCATTTCAGGCCGGAGTTCAGTTGGCCAACCGGGTGGGGGCCTTGAACAACATCGAATTTTCTGAATTTGTTGTCAAGACGCAAGCGTTTGCCGATGCCATTGGCGGCACGGTCAGCTTTAGCGATATGCTGGAAGAGGTTGCACGGGCCCGCGAACTTGATCAATTTGCCAGTAGCCACGATGCCCAGTTGAGCTTTACCCTTTGCGCTCGCAGTGCAGCCTGGAGTCTTGGATACATCCAGCAACATGCAGCGCGTTTGGGCTTTGTGCCGGGTGTCATGCCTGGACGCATGGTTTTGCCATCGGCCCTACATGGCATGCCACCGGTCTTGTCCATCACCTTCGATACCCATGCAGCCTTGGCCGAAGATCCGGCATTGTCCGCCATTCGTTCGTTTGCTTTGATCCTGGATGTGCCTCAAACCCCCCGCCAAGATGAGCCCTTTGCCCGCTTGCGTGAAGCCGCTGTTGTGCTGGCCGAGGCCATGGACGGTACGATCACCGACGGTGAAGGGCGAATTCTCAGCGAGTCAGTGCTCGATCAGATCGGGCTCGATCTGCAGCAGCTTTACAACGCATTGGATGCCAGGGAATTGTCCGCAGGTTCGCCGCAGGCGCGACGCCTGTTTTCTTGA
- the prmB gene encoding 50S ribosomal protein L3 N(5)-glutamine methyltransferase, which produces MSALTLSGLIAASSERLAHAGVAFGHGTQSAFDEAVWLVLWRLGLPLDIDLDEVKEQAVTPEQQAACAALIEERVVTRKPAAYLTQEAWLQGVSFYIDERAIVPRSLIAEVLADGTIDAWLSEQTTRVLDLCTGNGSLAVLAALAWPEVQVTGADISDDALAVAAINVARHDLQARVQLIHSDGLSALPGPFDLILCNPPYVCQASMDALPAEYRAEPELALAGGTDGMDFVRQLFKDAPSRMSEQALLVLEIGNEVDHFIAAFPELEVAWLDTSAGDDQVLLISREALLSF; this is translated from the coding sequence ATGAGCGCCTTGACCCTGTCGGGGTTGATCGCGGCATCTTCCGAGCGGCTCGCACACGCGGGAGTGGCTTTTGGCCACGGCACCCAGAGCGCCTTTGACGAAGCGGTCTGGCTGGTGCTTTGGCGTCTGGGCCTGCCGCTGGACATCGATCTGGACGAAGTGAAAGAACAGGCCGTGACGCCCGAACAGCAGGCGGCTTGCGCTGCGCTGATCGAAGAACGCGTTGTCACCCGCAAACCCGCCGCCTACCTCACACAAGAAGCCTGGTTGCAGGGCGTGTCGTTTTACATCGACGAGCGCGCCATCGTGCCGCGCAGCCTGATCGCCGAGGTGCTGGCCGATGGCACGATCGACGCCTGGCTGAGCGAGCAAACCACCCGCGTGCTGGACCTGTGCACCGGTAACGGCAGCCTGGCCGTGCTGGCGGCACTGGCTTGGCCCGAGGTGCAAGTCACCGGGGCGGACATTTCCGATGATGCGCTGGCCGTGGCCGCCATCAATGTGGCGCGTCACGACTTGCAAGCGCGCGTCCAACTGATCCACAGCGACGGTCTGAGTGCATTGCCGGGCCCGTTTGACCTCATCTTGTGCAACCCACCCTATGTGTGCCAAGCCAGCATGGACGCCCTGCCCGCCGAATACCGCGCTGAGCCCGAACTGGCGTTGGCTGGCGGCACCGACGGCATGGACTTTGTGCGGCAACTGTTCAAGGATGCGCCATCACGTATGAGCGAGCAAGCCTTGTTGGTGCTGGAAATCGGAAACGAAGTCGACCATTTCATCGCAGCATTTCCCGAACTCGAAGTCGCCTGGCTGGACACCAGCGCGGGCGACGATCAGGTGCTGTTGATCTCCCGCGAAGCCTTGCTCAGCTTTTGA
- the ligA gene encoding NAD-dependent DNA ligase LigA produces the protein MQAISRQLHHHAHAYHTLDAPEVPDAEYDRLFRELQALESAHPELLTPDSPTQRVGGQVLEAFAPVSHRVPMLSIRTETDTEASGAEAFDARIRKELGLSEADPAVNYVAELKFDGLAMSLRYENGVLVQAATRGDGETGEEVTANIRTIGQIPLRLPDNAPAVLEVRGEVYMRRDDFEALNERQRQRIAAGRKGEKTFVNPRNAAAGAVRQLDSGIAAERPLSFFAYGLGDITPTTAGGPHWHTHFEMLQQLKAWGFPVAAQTSCAQGASGLVAFHQRIAAERDALSYDIDGVVYKVNDLAQQERLGFVTREPRWAVAHKYPAQEEMTTVLAIDVQVGRTGKLTPVAKLAPVFVGGVTVTNATLHNELEARRKDVRVGDTVIVRRAGDVIPEVVSVVLDRRPPDATVFTMLSHCPVCGSLAEREEGEVDHRCTGGLFCSAQRKQAIWHFAHRRAMDVDGLGDKLVDQLVDAGQVNSLADLYHLKLDKLANMDRMAEKSAVNLLEALEKSKTTTLGRFLFSLGIRHVGEATAKELARHFGQLDAIMAASEDALLQVADVGPVVAHSIRTFFDQPHNREVVQALRDAGVSWPEGEALAPTEMPLAGITVVLTGTLQSMGRDEAKEKLEALGAKVAGSVSKKTHYVVAGAESGSKLDKAQTLGVPVLDDTGLALLLTGNKP, from the coding sequence GTGCAGGCAATTTCCCGACAGCTACACCACCATGCCCACGCATACCACACGCTGGATGCGCCCGAGGTCCCGGATGCCGAATACGACCGCCTTTTTCGTGAACTGCAAGCGCTGGAGTCGGCCCACCCCGAACTGCTGACGCCCGATTCGCCCACTCAGCGCGTAGGCGGCCAGGTGCTGGAGGCCTTTGCGCCGGTCTCGCACCGTGTGCCCATGCTCAGCATTCGCACCGAAACCGACACCGAAGCCAGCGGAGCCGAGGCCTTTGACGCCCGCATTCGCAAAGAGCTGGGCTTGAGCGAAGCCGACCCGGCTGTGAATTACGTGGCTGAGCTCAAATTCGATGGCCTGGCTATGAGCCTGCGCTATGAAAACGGCGTACTGGTCCAGGCCGCCACCCGGGGCGATGGCGAAACCGGGGAAGAGGTCACCGCAAACATCCGCACCATTGGGCAAATACCGCTGCGGCTGCCAGACAACGCCCCCGCCGTGCTGGAAGTGCGCGGCGAGGTTTACATGCGACGGGACGACTTTGAAGCGCTCAACGAGCGCCAACGCCAGCGCATCGCCGCTGGCAGAAAGGGCGAAAAAACCTTCGTCAACCCGCGAAACGCAGCGGCCGGTGCGGTGCGCCAGCTTGATTCGGGCATCGCTGCTGAGCGCCCTTTGAGCTTTTTTGCCTATGGCCTGGGAGACATCACGCCCACGACCGCGGGTGGTCCGCACTGGCACACTCACTTTGAGATGCTGCAGCAACTCAAGGCTTGGGGCTTTCCGGTGGCCGCGCAAACGTCTTGCGCACAGGGCGCAAGCGGGCTGGTGGCGTTTCACCAACGCATCGCAGCCGAACGCGATGCCCTGTCTTACGACATCGACGGCGTGGTCTACAAGGTCAACGATTTGGCACAGCAGGAACGTCTGGGCTTCGTGACCCGCGAGCCACGCTGGGCCGTGGCGCACAAGTACCCCGCGCAAGAGGAAATGACCACGGTGTTGGCCATCGATGTGCAAGTGGGCCGCACCGGCAAACTCACGCCCGTGGCCAAATTGGCCCCGGTGTTTGTGGGAGGTGTCACGGTGACCAACGCCACCTTGCACAACGAGCTCGAAGCGCGTCGCAAGGATGTGCGAGTGGGTGACACCGTGATCGTGCGCCGAGCAGGTGATGTGATCCCTGAAGTGGTGTCGGTGGTGCTGGATCGCCGTCCGCCCGATGCCACCGTGTTCACCATGCTGAGCCACTGCCCGGTGTGCGGAAGTCTCGCTGAGCGGGAAGAGGGTGAGGTCGACCACCGCTGCACGGGTGGGCTGTTTTGCAGTGCCCAGCGCAAACAGGCGATCTGGCACTTTGCCCATCGCCGGGCCATGGATGTCGATGGCCTAGGCGACAAGCTGGTGGATCAGTTGGTTGACGCCGGACAGGTCAACAGCCTGGCCGACTTGTACCACCTGAAACTGGACAAATTGGCCAACATGGACCGCATGGCCGAAAAATCTGCCGTCAACTTGCTCGAGGCTTTGGAAAAGTCCAAAACCACCACCCTCGGGCGCTTTTTGTTCAGCCTGGGCATTCGCCATGTGGGCGAGGCCACAGCCAAAGAACTGGCCCGCCACTTCGGTCAACTCGATGCCATCATGGCCGCCAGCGAAGACGCACTTTTGCAAGTGGCCGATGTGGGCCCTGTGGTGGCCCACAGCATTCGCACCTTTTTTGATCAGCCACACAACCGCGAAGTGGTGCAAGCCCTGCGCGATGCGGGGGTCTCCTGGCCCGAAGGTGAGGCCTTGGCCCCAACAGAAATGCCTTTGGCGGGCATCACCGTGGTGCTCACCGGCACGCTGCAAAGTATGGGCCGCGACGAAGCCAAGGAAAAACTCGAAGCCCTGGGTGCCAAAGTGGCCGGTTCGGTGAGCAAAAAAACCCACTACGTTGTTGCTGGGGCCGAATCGGGCAGCAAGCTCGACAAAGCCCAAACGCTGGGGGTGCCCGTGCTGGACGACACGGGTTTGGCGTTGTTGTTGACAGGCAACAAACCATGA
- the def gene encoding peptide deformylase has translation MSVHDILKMGDARLLRVAEPVQAFDTPELHVLIADMRDTMAAVNGAGLAAPQIGVNLQLVIFGSTAHNPRYPGRPLVPPTVLVNPVITPLGSDEEEDWEGCLSVPGLRGAVPRWSRIRYTGFDEWGQTIDRTVEGFHARLVQHECDHLIGKLYPMRVRDFSRFGFTQVLFPQISAAEDD, from the coding sequence ATGAGCGTGCATGACATTCTCAAAATGGGCGATGCCCGCCTGCTGCGCGTGGCTGAACCTGTGCAGGCTTTTGATACCCCTGAACTGCATGTGCTGATCGCCGATATGCGCGACACCATGGCGGCGGTCAACGGTGCGGGGTTGGCTGCGCCGCAAATCGGGGTCAACCTGCAGTTGGTGATTTTTGGCAGCACGGCGCACAACCCTCGCTATCCAGGACGCCCACTGGTCCCACCCACTGTGCTCGTCAACCCTGTGATCACGCCTCTGGGCTCAGACGAAGAGGAAGATTGGGAGGGCTGCCTGTCTGTGCCGGGTTTGCGCGGAGCGGTGCCGCGCTGGTCGCGCATTCGTTATACGGGTTTTGATGAATGGGGGCAGACCATTGATCGAACGGTGGAGGGTTTTCATGCCCGCCTGGTGCAGCACGAATGTGACCACCTGATCGGCAAACTCTACCCGATGCGGGTGCGCGACTTCAGCCGCTTTGGTTTTACACAGGTGTTGTTCCCTCAGATCAGCGCTGCTGAGGACGACTGA